ACGAATCCTTGACCTACGAAGGCTACGGCCCAGGGGGAGTGGCGATGCTCCTCGAGGTCTTGACGGACAACAAAAATCGCACCGTGGCCGAGGTGAGGCACATCTTTTCGAAGTATAACGGAAGCCTGGGGGAGACGGGATGTGTCTCCTGGATGTTCGATAAAAAGGGGCTGATCTTGGTGGAGAAGGAAGGGACAGACGAAGACCGGCTGATCGAGGTGGCCCTCGATGCCGGGGCGATCGATGTGAAGGACACGGGCAAGGAATTCGAGGTCACGGTCCCACCGGCCCAGCTGGAGAGCGTGAAGAAGGCCATCGAAGAAGCGGGTTTCAAATATAGCTATGCCGAGGTGACGATGGTCCCTCAGACCACTGTCCGACTCACCGGAAAAGAGGCCGAACAGATGCTCAAGCTCATGGAGGGGCTCGAGGATTCCGACGACGTCCAGAAGGTCTATGCCAATTTTGACATCGCCGACGAGGAGATGGAACGACTCAGTGCTTAAAGACCCAATCCCCCTCGGGAGGCCGAAGCCACCATATCCATCGTTCGAGATAGGTGGCTTTTTTTACATCTAAGTTAAGTAAGCGAGGTAAGGGGTGAAGGCCATCGGGATCGATCCGGGCCTGGCCATGACCGGATTCGGAATTGTGGAGGCCCTCTTCAGGGGGGGGAGGGCCTGTCATTGGGGCACGATCCGGACCGGATCGGGCCATCCCCTCTCCTCCCGGTTAAAGACCATCTATGACAATGTCAAGGGGCTCCTCGAGGAGTGGAGGCCGGACCTTATGGCCATGGAGGAGGTCTTCGTGCTCAAAACCTTTCCGAGGGCGGCCATCCAATTAGGGGAGGTGAGGGGGGTGATTTCCCTGGC
The sequence above is drawn from the Thermodesulfobacteriota bacterium genome and encodes:
- a CDS encoding YebC/PmpR family DNA-binding transcriptional regulator, translating into MSGHSKWSTIKRKKGAADAKRGKLFTKLIREIMVAARVGGGDINANPRLRTAVQAAKAENMPKENIERAIKKGTGELEGAHYESLTYEGYGPGGVAMLLEVLTDNKNRTVAEVRHIFSKYNGSLGETGCVSWMFDKKGLILVEKEGTDEDRLIEVALDAGAIDVKDTGKEFEVTVPPAQLESVKKAIEEAGFKYSYAEVTMVPQTTVRLTGKEAEQMLKLMEGLEDSDDVQKVYANFDIADEEMERLSA
- a CDS encoding crossover junction endodeoxyribonuclease RuvC is translated as MKAIGIDPGLAMTGFGIVEALFRGGRACHWGTIRTGSGHPLSSRLKTIYDNVKGLLEEWRPDLMAMEEVFVLKTFPRAAIQLGEVRGVISLAAQEMGVPVIGIKPTEVKSALTGSGRADKKQMEKVIRQLLKIDGPIGSSHAGDALALALTGLSRSRHFRW